Part of the bacterium genome is shown below.
TCGGTGCTGGCTATAAGCCCCTCTACATCTCCGAAGTCGCTGAAAACGGTGTCCGAAGCAAGCCTACCATAAGCTTTCGCGGCACACACAACAGAACAGCGCGCGAAAAAATGTTCCTTGCCCTCACGAGTGCGTTCGGCACCGATATCTTTTGTGAAATCCTCGGCACCAAATGCAAGCATTATAACGCCATTGACAGAGGCAATCTCTGGTGCTTTAACCACTCCGAGCGCGCTCTCGATGATAGGCATTATAGCTATCTTGTGCCTGGTATTAACCTCAGATTGTATTTCCTGTATCTTCGATGTAAGTGCCTCGACATCTTCAGCCGATTCAGCCTTTGGAAGCACTATTATTGCAGGCCCCGCCGGAACTATAACCTCCAAGTCTTTCATCCCGAAAGGCCCGGAAAGCTGATTGATTCTGACGGCTACCTCTGAATCCCTAAAACGATTCTCCAATATTAAATTCCGCACCAAATACCTTGTGGCTTGTTTTTCCGAAGGTGTCACCGAATCCTCGAGATCAAAAAGGAGCATATCTCCGCCAAAACAAGCGACATTAACAAATAGGTTGGGATTATTACCGGGAATATAAAGCCGGCTTCGGCGTAGCCTATCAGGATCGAAGGAATGGTTGTCATCAGCCTTTTTAAATGGCGCTATATCATCGGAGGCCGCAATAACCGCAGCTTCCACTCGAGCCGAAATAACATAGCTAAGAGCACCGTCGTCTATCGCCTTGACCGCCACCCCAATTACGCCGAGCCTATCGAGTTCAGCGCTAATCTCCTGTTCGATCTTTTTACCATATAGTTTGCCTATAGTGCTTTTAAGATGAAGAGTCCTCTCCTCGAACGGC
Proteins encoded:
- a CDS encoding citrate lyase ACP, with the translated sequence MLIIREATAGRQKKGDIHITLRPFEERTLHLKSTIGKLYGKKIEQEISAELDRLGVIGVAVKAIDDGALSYVISARVEAAVIAASDDIAPFKKADDNHSFDPDRLRRSRLYIPGNNPNLFVNVACFGGDMLLFDLEDSVTPSEKQATRYLVRNLILENRFRDSEVAVRINQLSGPFGMKDLEVIVPAGPAIIVLPKAESAEDVEALTSKIQEIQSEVNTRHKIAIMPIIESALGVVKAPEIASVNGVIMLAFGAEDFTKDIGAERTREGKEHFFARCSVVCAAKAYGRLASDTVFSDFGDVEGLIASTEEGKSLGFDGRGMIHPSQVEPVHKIYTPSEQEILFSIKAILAAQKAEEEGSGVVAIGNKMIDAPIIARARRIISIANKLGLKLPEIE